One window of the Deinococcus ruber genome contains the following:
- a CDS encoding C39 family peptidase: MKFPGYRLVAALLMGGLLSAGAGRAAAPAASAAHPVSAYLAAVGHVHQTYNNCGPASVVSVLDYYGIETDQAQVARVLRPSGGYMLSSVIAPFVQHYGLRASRFRNGNLEHLRRLTAAGIPVIVLQWMNRVGGIPHFRVVRGYDDRTGLMWLSDPIYGPNVYVSYANFLTLWTLAGQEFIPVYRPEQTALVGRILGVKL, encoded by the coding sequence GTGAAGTTCCCCGGTTATCGCCTTGTTGCCGCCCTGTTGATGGGCGGTCTGCTCTCGGCAGGAGCGGGCCGCGCCGCTGCACCTGCCGCCAGCGCTGCACATCCGGTCAGCGCGTATCTGGCAGCGGTGGGCCATGTCCACCAGACCTACAACAACTGCGGCCCCGCCTCGGTGGTCAGCGTGCTCGACTATTACGGCATCGAGACCGATCAGGCGCAGGTGGCCCGTGTGCTGCGGCCCAGCGGCGGGTACATGCTGTCGAGCGTGATCGCCCCTTTCGTGCAGCACTATGGGCTGCGGGCCTCGCGCTTCCGAAACGGCAACCTCGAACATCTGCGCCGACTGACGGCGGCGGGCATCCCGGTCATCGTGTTGCAGTGGATGAACCGCGTGGGCGGCATCCCGCACTTCCGGGTGGTGCGCGGCTACGACGACCGCACCGGCCTGATGTGGCTGTCAGACCCGATCTACGGCCCGAACGTGTACGTCAGTTACGCCAACTTCCTGACGCTCTGGACGCTGGCCGGGCAGGAATTCATTCCGGTGTACCGCCCCGAACAGACCGCG